The sequence GACTTTTCAAGGGCCACCGTGCCGGCGCCGGCGCCGGCGACGGaggggaagaagaagagagggaGGCCGAGGAAGTATGGGCCGGATGGGAAGCCGGCGTTGGGGGCGGTGACAGCGCTTTCGCCGATGCCGATTTCTTCGTCGATTCCGTTGACCGGCGAGTTCTCTGCTTGGAAGAGTGGTAGAGGGAGGCCTGTTGAATCTATCAAGAAGTCATCGTTTAAGTTTGAGGTTGAAAGCCCTGGACCAGGTTATTATATAgttctttgatcttttaaattaaagacTTTGAAAGTTTGAATTGATGCCTTTAATcttatgtttttaatctttgtagGTTTTACTGTTACATCTGTTGCTAAGGTTTTATTTTTACTGTTACATTTACTGTTTTCTTGAGATATTGGAGTTGTAATAAATGAGTGAATCCTTCCAAGTTCTAACCTGGTGGCTCTTGTCATTTAGCTCTTTAATGGAGGAGTATcataaatgttttttcttttttcaatctttGGGTGCTAATTGATTTGGGGTAAATCATTTGGGTTTTGGATAGTGAGTTATTTGCAATGATCTGTGTTTTAGTCTGCAGTGAACTTTTTGGATTTGGTTTTTGCTTTTGTGAGAGAGTTTATATAGGGGGTGGGGTGGGGGGTATGAGTGGACCCTAAGCTCTGATTCCTTTTCAGATCTAAATACAAATTGTGAGGTGGATGGGGATATTTGTGGTTGACAGTGAGGTTGGTTTTTGTTTTAGGGTAGCATATGGTACTCTTTATATTCCATTATGAGGGGAAGAGGATTGCATTATCTGACCATGGAAACTGTTGAGAGTTAATAAAGGGACCGTCTTATTTAGTAGGTTGAGCCTAATAGTGTTTGTTAGCTGATGTGCCACACTTGAACTAGTCTAAAGTCaacacaaataattatttttagcaGCTTCTAACTGACTTGTTGAATATTGGCATGATTTGAAAACTGGGTTTCATAATAGGAATTTTGGTTGGAAATATTTTCAAAACGTGGAACTTATTCATTAAAGGACGTGAATGGCTTCTGAGAATGATAGGATCCATTGAAATGCaatgaaatgatttttaaagttCATGCAAGAGATTTGTGGTCTCCTAGTCTAGTGTTTGGACAGGGAGGATTACTGAAGATTTTTTTGGTGGACCTTTCCATGTGTGGaagtttaattaaaagaaaaagttaggAAATGTTGGATTTTGATTAGATAATTTTAAACTCTCCTTTATTCAGTTTTTTGAACAGTAAAATGTTCTTCCAATTTTGGGTATTTTAAACATTGAATCAAAGGGAaggaaaattaatcattaattctcttccttttttcttttgttatttttagtttttttttctctgctgACATCCAAACATACCCCTTTGTGCTGGATTCATGTCCACATCATGACAATGGGACATGTGAACATTGAATTGTTTTGTTTAAGATGTTAGAAATGCAACATGTAGCTTGGCTGTGAACATGACTTAATGTATTTGATTAGTGCAATAGAGTTTCAAGTTTGGAACCAGGGTTATAGGGTATCTTGTGTGGGGCTGGACGGGTGTTGGTTTCTGATTTCTGGTTTCTATCATATTATGGCATAAAAAAGGTTTAGAATTTCATGAACAACACATAGAAGGGCAGATGCTCTAGACTTGACTGTGTGGTTAATTCTCTGTCATGTAATGTTTTGACTTGTGCGGTTGACTTTGTTGTCCAATTAATATATGAAAGAGGTGAAGTTAAGACATAAATGTGGCTTGTTGAATGCATCTTCTGGTTCTGGCTACAGTGTATAAAATGCTTTATTCGTTAGAGCCTCTTGGTCAACATAGTTTATTCCcccaaatttattttgttattttaataattattttctttaacttcATGAATTGCTTTTATATGATGAACTGATTATTGcaatttctttgtttctttttatcctACTTATCTTTCCACATATGCATTTTATAGTTGAGGGAATAGCATACTCAGTTGGTGCCAATTTCACACCACATGTGCTCACAGTAAATGCTGGCGAGGTATTCTGCTCATTTCCTTTTAGGTCCATATGCTGAAGTTTAATAAGATTATAGTTTTAATccagaactaaaaaaaaatagttttagtttagaaaatttgtttatttttatatcggGAATGCAAAGGCCATTAATTTTGATTACACTGACTTTAATgccattttcataatttttttttcatgaaaacagaaaaaacaccaaattatcTCATCtctaaaatgtaatattttgttttttgtattgTTGGAGATCCCATATTGACTAGTGATATGGCCAAAGTAGTGTATATAAGTTGGGGGGCATACCTCACCTCATAAGCTGGTTTTGTGAGGATGAATTAGACCAAAACCAAATTTCTAAGATAATATCATAGTCTATCCTAGATAATATCTGGATGAATTAGACCTCGTAAGTGGGGGCACCCCTCATCTCATAAGCCGTTTTAGGCCTATTAGGCCACCCGCAATAGGGCAGTTCTTAGACCACTTAAAGATGTCTAGTTATGCAAACTTCATGTTCGATATGTTCAGTTTTCAGCATGAGGAGGGGTGTTGGAAATCCTACATCGACTAGTGATATGAACAAAGTAATAAGTGGGGGGTAATTTTCACCTCACTAGGCCAAATTAAATTCTTAGATGTATGTTTATTGTCCAAACTCCCCATTCGTTTCTCTACTTAATGTGTGTTCATTGCTCATTCCTTCAGTAATGTTCATATTTGGTCCTTATTCCTTATGATTAAATCATTTGCCTGCTTAGTACTAATTATAAGGAATTAAGATATcaattagattaaattatttgatttaagtAATAATTGTTAGTTACCGAATTGGCTTTATTTGGTTGGAGGAAGTAAcggaaaaacaaatgaaataagttatgaattttttcatttctaatGGAAACTCTAAGTTACAACTATAAGATGTATTATTAATCCGTAAATTATGAATACAATCGTCATTATGTTAACTTTATTATGGTGTTGTAGAGTTATTTTACAATATGCAACAGTGATATGACTAAGTTGTATGGATCATATCTTGTGATTGTGTATGTCATTATTATATTGACTAtacatgtttgttttttaatttcattattgttgTGCAGTGTGCTTACTTGTATTTGTGATTTTCTTATGGCCTTATCTCAGGATGTCACTATGAAAATTATGACCTTCTCTCAACAAGGATCACGTGCTATATGCATTCTCTCAGCAACTGGGACAATTTCAAATGTTACTCTTCGTCAACCGTCTTCTTGTGGGGGTACTTTAACGTATGAGGTGAGTCCCATCTTATGTCATCAGCACAAGAAGAAAAATAGGTTCAGTTATTTGTTTCTCTACATTAAGTCAACTGCATAATACATAACACTAGTCACTAGTGCATGTGTTTTGCATGCAGCTGTCTATTTGGCATTGTATGATTTATATTAGATATctcatgttaatttttatttaaatgccTTTTCCACTTTAGAAAGATGATATTAACTGGAAATGGATGCATCAAAGGCagattgttaaataaattaaagaatcaGGGTTTGGCTGGCTAAACATTTTCTTTAGATCTGATTTTGGCTAGTGTACTGGTATAATGACCtttattatgtgattaagcttctcttttaaaattatctgtAACTGCAGATGTTATTATACTTGGGTTGTCAGCTAATTGATTGCCATGATTATCTTGTTTAACTAATTTTGAAGTGACACCTGTACATGGACTATTATAACTGCTCTTGCTTCTCATTTACACATTCTATATTTGAGTTGctgtttgtttttatatattccTGACTTCTGAAGATCTGGGCTTTAACTGAACCAAATAGTGTTGTGTATATGTGTGATCTGTGTAGCTGACTTCATCAAGTGGGGCAAGGCTTTTGTTGTTTACCTCATAGCTCAATGCTATTAATGTAGTGTTTGGCATCTTATGAAGAATCTGAAATAATCTCTTatagtgtgtttgtttttgcATCAGCATATCCCAGACATTCACTCTTCAATCCCCCAAAACATGCTAACTTATAACCAAGCACACAATTACTTTTATGTTTTCATGCTTAACTGGTGCTTTGACAACTAATGTGGCtttgcatgtttattaattatatatggttTCAAGATAAAATTTACATTGCTTTTGAAATCAGAGATTTGACACATGGCTAAATCACTAACTTCCTCAACAATGATAACTCATCCTCTGCCATCAATTCACTGATATCAAACTGATATTACAGATATCTTCCAATTTCATTTGAGTGATGGCTGaaatgaatattaaatatacacatacttaatttttgtttttacaggGACTGTTTGAGATTCTTTCCTTGTCTGGTTCCTTTATGCCAACTGAGAATGGAGTTACAAGAAGTAGATCTGGTGGGATGAGTGTCTCTTTGGCTGGTCCAGATGGTCGAGTAATGGGGGGCGGACTTGCTGGTTTGTTGGTAGCTGCTGGTCCAGTGCAGGTAGAGCCTTAtgaaattgttaatttaataacCTTTGTAAGGAAACAGCAATATTAAATCAGTGCAAATGCTGGTTCAAAATTTTCCCATTATCATAGAGctagttttaatttgttttattggtTTTATGACCAATGCTTTTGGATAGGAACTATTATGAATTTGTTATTATGCTATGTCAACTACCCTGGAAATGTAGGAATAGAAACAAAAGCCAAGTAGTGAACTACAAAATATGTGAATGATGGACATTTCAGTAGGCACTTATCTCACTATCTTTTGCATCAGGTTGTGGTGGCCAGTTTTCTTCCTGGTCACCAGTTGGAGcataaaaccaaaaagcaaagGGTGGAGCATGTATCAACTATTAGCCCTTCACCTGTTAATCTTATCACTAGTGAGGAAATAAAAGTAAGTTTTGGTGGAGTAAAGCCTATTATGACCCCTGCTGCTTTTCAAGAAGAGAATATTGCTTCTTTTAACAATGTTCAAGACTCTAGGAACTCATCTGCTGATGACAAAGATCCTTTGCCTGAAAAGGAGTCTAACCTAAGCCAATCAAATGCTGAGGCTGCATGCTAAACATATTCCCTGTGAATTATTTGATGTTATGCAGAGTCAACCTCATTTAGGCTCTCACTCATGCTTGACTGACAGCTGACAATTAACTTACAAAGACAACTCTGATGGTCAGATGAGTGTCACACGATGGTTTTGACTCAACAGTTGCACTCTTTGGTTGGTACTAGGTGTTAGTTGGCAAATCTGTTTGTTAGGTTTTCCACGTGTCATTTCTCCAGATGTATCTGTAGTATTGTTTACTCATTGTTGTATCAATTAGATATAGGATATATGTTGTGCCATTTTCTCCCTTATTTATATTCTATATGGATATGTATGTTATAAATGTGATTGTATGTGAGTGTTTCTGAACTGTAACCTTTACTATTTGTTAAAGAAATTGCATATCAGCCTCCTAGGCTTACCTTTTGGTACTACGATTCTTTGCTCAAACGGGAATTAATAGATAGTCCAATagcatgaaatttatttttaaatgaattattttgtcATATAGTTGTGATTttgatcatgtaaaaaaaaacatgagattCTGCTTATTTTTTAGTTCAAGAAAATTGGGATTGATGCAGAATGGCATTTGAGGGTGTATATAAATTctgattttattattcaaattttagcCATGCAAAAGATAATTGGAGCTTTTATGATCTccatcttttatatattatcttgtCATACAACTGCTGTAATGTTCAAATAATGagttgtttttatcattttttttgccTTAAGCCCTTAAACACAACATCTTTCAGTTAAgatgttgaaacttgaaagaatGTATTGTCTCTCCAACAGCCAAACTAACTTTTGTATCAGTCcgttcaaaattatattttcactaCCACTTTAACTTGTCCGAAGCATATCTAAATTTATTGCATCATAGTAGGAGCAAATGTGCAAAAATTTCGGTGCATTTCTTGCAAAATCTTGATGCTCTACACCTCtcaacttctttttctttgttaataCCCAATACCAAACATCAAGTATGAGTggaaaaaggaaaggaataCCATGAAACtatttcttaataataaaatttgaaagtcAGATGAAAAGGGGATTTCTACATATGCTGCTTCGTAGCGTGCTGCTAGACATCACTCTTTCCTCTTATCCATGTGACTGTTAGCTAGAATTAACTTCCGAATAAAAATCaccgaataattttttttacagtaattactataaaagttaaaaaaatttgtcatataatttatgattgaatgatagtataaaaatattttaatgcgTGTGAATATACATATCACCAAATCACTCTTAATTCTAGTGTTTGAGCAAGGTATTTCCCAAACACAAAAGAAAGAGTAATTTTCAGTTAGAACTCATTCAGTAAGCATTGTTTCTTAGACATTTTCTTCAATGATAGaacagaacataaaaatcagtcTCGAATCACAACAAACGTTGAGGGGAACAGCCAAACAAACTGACATATAGATCAAAATTCTACTCCAAAAGTTCCTTATTCTCACCCCACAGCAGACTTGATGTGCTCAAATGTTCTGCTTTCCATCCTTCATTAACTCTCTCTATAAACTCTTCCACTCTTCTCTTCAgctcatcatcatcttcctcagTACTGTTGCAATTGCAATTATCACTACCTTCATTTTCAACTTTGTCCACCACGACTTCTTCCTTGGCATGTTGTGACACTTCTATTGCTTGTGGAGAAAATGTGTTTTTGTTGGCTAAACtcttggaatttgcttcttGTATACCTATGTTTGTGGGCATGGACAAAGGGATTTCTTCACTCTCTTGATCAAAACTAAGCTTAGGCTTCAAGTCCACTAGGATGATGACTATGATCAAATTGCAGAAgcagaaaataaaagcatagCTAGAGGCTGCTTGAGTGATGTACTCAATCACAG comes from Glycine soja cultivar W05 chromosome 20, ASM419377v2, whole genome shotgun sequence and encodes:
- the LOC114403706 gene encoding AT-hook motif nuclear-localized protein 6-like, translating into MEGRENFGVVVGDEAPESFHVAPRIENNLDFSRATVPAPAPATEGKKKRGRPRKYGPDGKPALGAVTALSPMPISSSIPLTGEFSAWKSGRGRPVESIKKSSFKFEVESPGPVEGIAYSVGANFTPHVLTVNAGEDVTMKIMTFSQQGSRAICILSATGTISNVTLRQPSSCGGTLTYEGLFEILSLSGSFMPTENGVTRSRSGGMSVSLAGPDGRVMGGGLAGLLVAAGPVQVVVASFLPGHQLEHKTKKQRVEHVSTISPSPVNLITSEEIKVSFGGVKPIMTPAAFQEENIASFNNVQDSRNSSADDKDPLPEKESNLSQSNAEAAC